The genome window GGAGTGTTCGCCGTGCGTGGTGACGATTTCGTAGATGATGCGGATGAGCGGATTGGCCTTGTTCGGATCCACGAATCTCAGGCACCGTTCGTTGCCGCGTTCAAGATCAAGAAAGTCGCGGCGGAAATTGCGCCAGACGGCCGTCATGTAAATCAGCTGCCAGACGGCAAGGTAGACGGCAAAGAGGGCTACAAAGACAAGCGCTACGCCGGCCGGACCGATCATGGAATAGATGTAGGCGAGTCTGTCTGCTGAGAGTTCCATTTTTATGTTTCCCCTTCTTCTGCTTTGCCCCTCCGGGAGAAGGAGGGGCATCGAGGAGATAATCAGTTGAAGAATTGCTGCCAGGCCTTGACGGCGTCGATCGTGTCGAGGCGGTCGGGATGGTGTTCCGCGGCCTTCCTTCGGGCTTCGCGTTCGGGGGAGACTTCGCCGCCCATCATGGCCGACATGTGCGCGAAGAGTTCCGGGTCAATCCTGCCCTGGCAGAGGAAGGTGCCGGCGAGCTCAGCGTCGGGCGCGGAAGCGACGAGCGCTTCCGAGGTCTTCTTCATCCATTCCTGAGCGCGTTCAGCCTTCGGGTCGCCGCCCATCGTCGCAAAGCAGGCGATTTTCTTGCCGGCAAGCTTCGGAGCGACAGCCTTCGTGTCTTCCGGGGCCATGCCGCGGTCGCACCAGAAGAAGAGGCCGACGGGATTAAAGCCGGAGAGGTCCTCAGGGAGCTTCTCAGCCGTGGTGAGAAGCGCGTCCGGGAGGCTGTCCGCCACGGCATGGGCGATGACCCGCGTATTGCCGGTTTTGGAACTCACAATCAGAAGGGGCTTTGTCATTTCTTTTCGTCTCCGGAAGGAATCAGGCGCAGAACTTTTCGCGGTCGGCGAAGAACGCGGTCTTCACCGATTCGATGATCTGGTGGTTTTCGCGGCCTGCGTAGACGGAGAAGCTCACGCGGCCTTCGGCGTCAAAGAAGAGGACGGAGAGCGATTCGCGACCCATGAAGGGCATCGTGACGAAGGCGGCAGCCTTGATTTTTTCGTAGGCAATGTGGCCGCCCACAACCGCATCCTTCGCGAGGATGTTGTAGTAGCCCATGGCGCGCTTGCCGGTTGAGAGCTTTGCCGCGATTTCAAAGACGTGGCCTTCGTGGGTGATGAAGAGCGTGACTTTGTCCCAGGCAGCAAGCGCTGCCCAGACTTCGTCGAAGCGCTCGGTCATGTCGCCCGACACAAAGGAGACGCGGTCGGCGGGAAGACGCCGGGCGGCTTCGAGTTCGGTCATGCCGAGCTTGCTGGCAATGGAAGAGACCGTCACCGGGAACTTCGCGTTCATGAGTTCGTTGATGGTTGCGGCTTCGGCTTCCGTGGGGGTGATGCGTTCAATCGTCATTTGGGTTTCAATCCATGGGTATGAAAGGGGTTGGAAATGGCGCGTGCCTTATCAGGCATGCGCGTCGGCAATCGGGTTCTGGGGCTGCAGATCTCTCATCCTCAGCGCCCGGTCGCAGATGCCGAGGAGTTCGAGGTCGTGCGTAATGAGAAAGACCGCGCGACCGCGGGCGGCTTCATCCTTGAGGAGCTTTGCGATGCAGGCCATGTTGGCGCCGTCAAGCCCTGAGGTGGGTTCGTCAAGAATCAGAATGGCGGGGTTCTTCACCAGCGCGCAGGCGATGACGACGCGCTGCTTTTCGCCGCCCGAGAGGCTCTGCGGGTGTCGGCCCGCAAGATGCGTGAGGTTGAGGCTCTTCAGAATCTCATCGGCGCGCCGGATCTGGCTTTCGGAGAGCTTGACGCGCGCAAAGCGCTGCCAGAAGCCCTTTCTGGCGTTGAGCGCAGCAATGCCCGCTTCCATCGCGCAGATCACTTCCTCGCGCACGGTGCGCATCTGAAGCTGATGGTCGGCGTTCTGGAGCACCAGCCCCGAATGCGGCATGAGGCCGCCTTCGCCTACGGCGCTGCCGCAGACGGCAAACGACCCTTCGGCCTTGTTGAGCCCCGTGAGAATGCGGGCGAGCGTGGTTTTGCCCGTGCCGTTGCTCCCGATCAGGGCCGTGACGCCTGCCGGTACTGCAAAGGACGCGTCCGTAAAGACGGGCTTTTCGGGCGTATAGGCAAAGGACATGCGGTTTGCGGAGAAGACGCTCTGCGACTCCTCCGCTTCAGGAACCGTTTTCCCAAAGGCAACGTCAATGGGCGAAAGCGTTTCGCGGGGATCCGGGACATCCGCCCGGCGAAGTCCCCAGCGGGCGCGCAGAGCGTCGTTTCTGAGCATTTCCCAGGACCCTGACGCTTCAATCCTGCCCTTCGACATGACGATCACTTCGTCTGCAACGTCCTTAAGCCAGTAGAGACGGTGGTCGACGACGAGAATGGCCGCGCCTTCCTTTTTGAGTTCGCCCATCGTGACAGCAAGCGACTCCGTCGCTTCCGGGTCAAGATTGGCGCTCGGCTCGTCGAAAATGAGAACGCGGGGGCCGAGCGCAAGAATGCTCGCGAGCCCCACCTTCTGCTTCTGGCCTTCGGAAAGCTCGTGAATGTCCTGCTTGAGGAGGTCCGTGATGCCGAGCCTGTCGGCGGCGGCAAGCACGCGCTCTTCAATCGTTTCGGGAGCCACGCCGCGGCTTCTCAGGGCAAAGGCGATTTCGTCGCCGACGTTCAAGGCGAAGAACTGCTCTTCAGGATCCTGAAAGAGCGTGCCCACATGTTCGGCGAGTTCGGCGACGGGCGTTGCAGAAACATCGCACCCGGCAACGTTCACGGAACCGATTACTTTGCCGCCGTAGATCTGCGGGCAGAGGCCGTTCGCGAGCCGCATGAGCGTCGTTTTGCCGCAGCCGGAGGCGCCCGTCACGACCTTGAGTTCGCCCGCGTGAACCGTGAGCGAGATGTTTCTCACGGCCTCTTCAGAAGTGTTCGCGTAGACGTAGGAGACGTTTTTGAATTCAATCATCGGCATCGAAATCGTCTCCCGATTAATGCATCATGGTGATCTTGGCGGCCCAGATGTGGCGGAGGAAGATTTCCGCAAGGACCGTGAGGACGGTAAAGACGAAAAGGAACGAAAGCACACGCGCATCGATCGTCTTCATCGTGCGGCCGTCGGTGCGCATCGTGCGCTTCGTCGTGCCGAGGCCCTTCAGCTCCGAGGCCACGCCGAGGGTTTCGGACGACTTGAGCGCACGGAAAAGAATGGGGGCGAGGATGAGGCGCGCGCAGAGAAGCGGACGGCAGGTCATCATCACGGGGCCCACGGGCCAGCCGCGGATGCGAAGCGTCTCCCAGACCTGACGAATGTCGTTCGTGAAGGTCGGGATGAAGCGGAGCATCACCGCGGTCGGGAGGAAGATGCAGAAGGGAAGGCGAATGCGCTCGAGCGTTGCAAGGAGATCCTCAACGCGGGTCGTCATCGCAAGCACCATGACGACATTCATCATCGAAAGGCCGCGCATGAAGGGAACAAAGAGTGCGCGCAGCGTGATGCCGCCCATGGCCGGAAGCCACTCTTCAAGCAGAAGACCGAAAAGCGCGGCAATCGCCATCATCACAGCCATGAGGCCGTAGAGAACGGCGAGGAGCCCCGGGCGCTTGAGGTAGAGCGCATAGACGAGGGTTGACGCGAAGATGACGATCTGAGAAATGACGCCCGAGCAGGCAACGGTAAGAATGGCCACGACGAGCGTGACGGCAAGCTTCGTCCTTGCGTCGAGGAATTTGAGCACGCTCGAGTCGGCGCCTTTAGCGAACAAAGCCCGCATGCTTGAGTTCTCCAACAGTTTTCCAGCCGAACCAGAGGCCGAAGAGGGATCCGAGGTAGCCGCAGGCGACGATCGGGATGATGATCGTGATGAGTGCAGGACTCTCACGCATGAAGAGGTAGGAAACGCCTAGCGACAATCCTTTGCTCATGAGGTCGTACATGCCGACCGCCACCCAGGGGGCCCAGCGCTTGCCAGCACCGCCGGTGAGCCAGACCGCGGCCTCGCCGATGAGCGCAGCGGCGAGCGCCGCCGGGAGAAGCGTGAGGCTGCCGCCCAGAAGACAGACGCTCACGATCATGGAAATGATCGTGAAGAGAAGGAGCGTCCCCCATTTCGGAACCTTTGTGAGGAGAACAATCATGAGGGTCGTGTAGACCAGATTCTTCGCGACGAGTCCGATGGGATTCATGCCGCCGCCCGCCAGGGCGATGAGGAGGCTTGAGAGCTTTGCCGCAGCGGCAAAAACGCCGATGAGGACGAGCTCGCGCGCTTCCCAGTAGCGTTTGATGGGGGGATTCATCGTGAGGCACCCACAGAGGTTTCGAAAGGGGAGAGGCGACCACAGTCCCTGCGGTCGGGAAAACCGCAGGGACTGGGATCAACACTCAACAGGACATGAGTGTCTGGTTAGAAGCGGGCGTTCAACTTCGCAGCAACGTAGCGGCCGGGCTCGTAGATGGAGGTCGAATCCTGGTACTTCTTGTCGAAGACGTTGTAGAAGCCAAAATCAGCCGAGTACTGCTTCTGAGCGCCGAAGGACACGCCGGCAGTCAGATTGAAAGTCGTGGCGCCGCCCAGGCGGTAGTCCTGTTTGTGGCTGTTTTCCTCGTATTCGCAGGCCGTCTGGCTGTGCGCATACCAATCCGTGCGCAGGAGATAGCCGCCGAAGTCGCGGTTCCAGCGAACGCCGTAGCGCGCCCAGAATTCCGGCGTACCGGTCTTGTAGGTCTTGAAACCGACTTCATCTTCATACTGGCGGCGAACCCAGGTCAGATTGGCATAGGGTTCGATGCCGGACTGCTGGATGTTCCAGCTCGCAGCAAGCTCAATACCAAAAGACTTCGCTTTCGCAACGTTCTGATACTGACTGACACTTCCTTTCTTAACGGTAGTGATGTAATCGTCAAAGAGACTGAGGAAGGCTGCGCCGTCAAGGACAATGCCGCCATTGACATGGCGGAAACCAAGTTCGAAGTTGTCGGACGTTTCTGGCTTGAGATCAGGATTGTTATAAGTTGTGCCTGAACTGCCCATATTCGTCGGAATGTAGAGCTCCTGAAGAATCGGAGAACGGAAGCCCTGCGCCCAGGATGCACGGAATGTTGTGTTTTCAACGCCGTTATAAAGTACGCCGAAATTGAATACAACCTTATCGTCGTGTCGTTTTTCAGCATCGTTATGGCTATCAAGTTCTGGAACGCCGCCTTGATGCTGGCCGATCATCGGATTGTTTACGTCGGAATGGTAGGTCTTATATGTACTGTTAGCATCCATCTCCGATTTGACATACGTGTAACGTGCGCCGTAATTGAAGATGAAATCGCCATACGTTGATTCCATTGCCGCAAAAAGAGCGTGCGTCTGAGAATTCCCGTTGTAAGGGGTATGTTTGTCGTAGGTATATGAAGGTTGTAACGCCATCATCGTAGTGATCGTGGTGGACGTGGCGTCAAGCTTGTCGTATTCGAATTCGTAGCCGGTAATCAGGTAATGGTTGTCGCCGAGCTGCCAGTCGGTTTGAGCTGAAAACCCGTACTGGTCAATCGTATTGTCCGCCATCGGCATAGTATTGATCACATTGGGAACAGGCACAAAGTTCGTCATCTCCTTCTTGCTCTTCTGATAGAAGGCATCCAGGCGAACGCGGACCAGGTAATCGTTGATGTTCTTCGATTCCGAGAACATGCCAAACTTCGTACGCTTCCATTCTGGAACATGTACGTAGAAGCCAGGATTCGTTACGTCGATGGAATCGAATTCGTGGTCAAAATGGTCAACGGTGAAGCCGACCTGATTGTTTTCATTGATGTCGTAAGCAACGAAAAGATTGGCCGACTTGGATTCAAAGCCGGTTCCATCGAGATCGCCGACGGGCGTGCTGAGCTCGTTGCCCTTTTCATAGGCAGCGCCCAGGCGATAGTGCCAGCCATTCGCCTGCCCTGAGAGCGAAGCCGAAGCCTGGGAGCCATTTGAAGAGGTGTCTCCGCCAAGAGAGACATCCGCCTGGAAGGCTTTTTCACCCCCCTTCTTGGTAATGATGTTGATCGCGCCGCCGATGGCGTCGGAACCGTAGAGAACCGAAGCAGGTCCCTTGATGACTTCAATGCGCTCAACCATGGACGGGTCGATGAGCATCGGCGAGCCGGACATGGATTTATGTTCAGCGATTTTCTGACCATCAATCATGACGAGCGTGTGGAAGGCATTTTCACCGCGGATGCCGACGCGTTTGATGCCCTGGCCGCCGTCATTATTGATGCGAACGCCGGGGATGTCTTTCAGCAGCTCGCCGATCGTGCGGGCTTCAGAGCGAGCAATCTCTTCAGCGGTGACAACCGAAACGGACATATTGACGTCCATGAGTTCCTTCTCAACGCGGCTAGCCGTCACCTTGACGTCTTCCGTCGTGACATCAGCAGCCTGTGCTGTACCCATGGAAAGAATTGCCGCGGAAAGAGCGCTCGCGAGCATGCAAAGTTTCTGTGCTTTCATGATTGATATCGGGTGGTAGAAGTTTTCTTGGTTTTTCTTTTTGGGGTGTTTGGTACCGGATTCCTCAGGCCAGATGCGCGGGGGCTCCGGGATGTTTGGCCTGAGCCTTTGACTTTGCAAAGCCCATAGGATCCTTGAGAAGCGCATCGACTTCCTCAGGCTTGAGGTCCTCAAGAATGCAAAGAACATCCTCGCGCTTGACGCCTGTTCCCATGTGATCGAGCTTTTCCTGCGGCATGTCCTTAAGGGCCGAGATGAGCATCGGTCGCGGCATCATGCGGGCCATGTCGCGAATGCTTGAGGGAATGCGGGAGATCATGGCGGCGAGCGACTCGAGCGTGACCGGGCCCTTGCCCATTTGCTTCATCGCGTCGGGCGAGCCCATGTCCATCGGCATGCCGACGGGCTCTGCTCCCGGGAGCATGGGTTCGAGCCAGTTCATGAGGAGCTGCGCGAGCGTGACGTGCCAGTACTGGCCGGCAACGGTCTGGTAGTACCACTCGCCCTTCTTGACGAGGAGGCCCGCTTCAGCCCACTGCTTGAGGAGTGGTGCGGCCATGCCTTCGAGATCGACGTTGCCGAAGGCGCGGCTGATTTTGGCGAGGCTGATGGAGCCCGATTCCATGTCTGCGGAAATCGTGCGCAGGAGGTGCCAGTTGGGCTTCGGCGCCATGAGGAAGGCCGCGGGCTTTTCGCCCTTTTCGAGGATCGCGTAGTAGTCGGCGAGCTTCCTTTCCATCATGAAGGCGTTGCCGAAGAGGCGTCCGCCCGCGCCGCACCCGAAGGCGAGGCAGTCGCAGGCGCTCTTTCCCAGTGCGTTGTAGATGTTGCGTTCGCGGGTGCTGTTGGCCCAGTGGTTGTTGGAGAGCCGGCGCCAGTTCTGGTCCGTGAGGTATTCAACAGAGCGCGCGAACATGTCGGCTTTCTGCGCCTGACCGGCGGCGGCAGGGAGCTTCCCGTTCGCGATGTAGCGCGCAAGCGGCGACTTTTCAAAGACGTTGAGCTGATAGCAGTCGATGCCGTCGAGCGGAAGGCTTGCCGCCGTTTTCAGGTCGTCCTCCCAGATCTCCATCGTCTGGCCGGGGAAGCCGTAGATCAGGTCGAGCACCACGGCGGAGTCGTCGTAAGAGCAGAGCTTGTCGAGGCGCTTCAGAATCGTTTCGCGGTCGTCGACGCGCTGCACGGACTGGCGGACCTTGCTGTTGAAGGTCTGAACGCCCAATGAGAAGCGGTTGACGCCGCCTTCAAGCGCCGCCTCCATCTTGGCGTCGGAGAAGTTGTGGATGCGGCCTTCGAGCGTAATTTCGCAGTCGTTCGCGAGCGGCAGGTACTTCTTCAGGGCGCCGAGAACGAGACGAAGGTCATCGGGAGCAAAAGCGGTCGGGGTGCCGCCGCCGAAATAGACGGCATGGACGGGGTAGGCCTTCTGCGATGCCTTGTCCGACCACATTTCGATTTCGCGAACGAGCTTCTTCGCATATTCGTGAACCGCTTCTTCCTTGTAGGGGTTCTGATAGAACATGCAGTAAAGGCACCGCGTTTCGCAGAAAGGAACATGGATGTAGGCAAGAGACTTCGCCGTGCGGGGCGTCTCCGAAAGTTCAAGAAGGCGCTTTCTCGCGTCCTCGCCGAGAAGGGGCATTCCGCCCGGTCCTGAATGGATGGCGGCTTTGGCCTTAAAGGCATTGTGAAGGGGATCTTCGGCGTTCGCGAAGAAGGCTTCGGGTGCACGGGATTTCACCGCCTCGTTCATTTCTCGCGCTCCAGCCTCGAAGGTGGAGGGGGCTTTGGCGGATGCACCGGAAGGATGATTCATCATGACTGACCGCTCGCGGGGTAGGTCTCGCTCCTGGAAAGCCTTGCGGTGGAGGCATCTCAAAGCGAAAAGTAAACACTTCTGAGAAGCGCAATCGAAATAAAAATGAGAATGCTTCTCAACGGCGCGAGTATATCGGTATAATGTTAGAAATGTCAAACATTGTTTCAGTCGTCACTCATTGAAATGACGAGTGACAGGCTCTGTCTTCGGGCAGAATTCAAAAGAGAGGAAAAACCCGGAGAAGAGAACGCATGCCGGCTGAGATTCAAAATCAAAAAGTGCGCGGCGGTCCGGTCAAGACTTCCGAAAAGGGCATCTCCACCACGCCCAAGCGCCAGAACTATCTCAAGTACATCTACCTTGAGGAACAGGAAAACGGTCATGCCAGGGCCTGCCGTATTAACGAGCAGCTCGGCGTGACGCGCTCGACCGTTGCGCTTACCTTTCGCGAGCTGAGAGCGGAAGGCTTCATCACTTACGAACCCTACAGTCCGATTCGCCTCACGGACAAGGGCCGCGCCATTGCCGAAGCCATCGTTCGGCGTTATTCGGCCGTGAAGCACTTCAGCCGCACGGTGCTCGAGCTCGATGAGGCCATGTCGGAGAAAATTGCCTGCGAACTCGAACACGTGATTTCAGATGCCATTGCCGAGCGGCTCCTTGAGGTTGCTAAGGTCCATGCAGAGCGCACCTCTGACGCAACGGCTTCCGAGCGCGGCTGACGGGTACCTCTCTCAGTATTTACTTTTCCCCCTTGCTTCCATGTAATGCTCCGGACGATCAGAAAGTCCGGGGAAGACCCGAAAATGCAAAAGACCAGACCCCTTATCGTCATCAGTTCCCGTACGGGCAACACCATGATCCTCGGCCACGCGATTGCGGATGCGCTCCCTGGAGCGCTTCTCGTGAAGCCTTCTGAATTGCCGGAGGATCTCTCGCCTTTTAATCCCGTTCTTCTCGGCTATTGGCGCGACCTCGAGGAGGCGCCCGTCGACATGCGCGCCATTGCTTCACGCTTTGAAGGCAAGACCATCGGGTGCTTCGCCACGATGGGAAGCGACGTGAACGACCCGGACTCGCAGGCCTGGATGAAGCGCACGGCCGAAGGCCTCGCTGCCGCCGGAAAGAACAATACGCTCGCGCAGACCTTCATCTGCCGCGGCCGCATCGATCCCGCACAGTTTGAAAAGATGACGAAGATGATGGGCGGCGTCGTGAGTCCCGAGCGCGCGGAAAAGCGCCGCGAAAGCGAAACCCACCCCGATCGCCTGGATCTCGCGAAGGGCGCGGAAATCTTCCGCAGCGTCTTCGGCGTGAATTTCTAAAGCATCTGATTTTCCGGATTCAGTGTCCACACCTATTCCAACGAAAGGAACCCAAAAGTGAGCGTCCCTGCCGTGCGGTTTGATGCCGTCGAAAAACGCTACGCTTCCGGAACGCATGCGCTCCGGGGCGTGAGCTTTGATGTCGAGGAAGGCGAATTCTTCGGTCTTCTTGGTCCCAACGGCGCCGGAAAGACCACGCTGATCACGTGCCTTGCGGGGCTCGCGACGCCAACGGGCGGGAGGATCTTCGTGAAAGGCATGGACGTGCGCGAGAACCGCCGTGCAGCTTCTCTTTCGCTCGGGATCGTGCCGCAGGAAATCACGTTTGATCCCTTCCTCACCGTGCGCGAGACACTGCGCTTTCAGTCGGGATACTGGGGGATTCGAAAGAACGACGACTGGATCGATGAGATCCTTTCCAACCTCGGTCTTGCGGACAAGGCGGACGCCTCCATGCGGGCGCTTTCGGGCGGCATGAAGCGGCGCGTTCTCGTTGCGCAGGCGCTTGTTCATAAGCCCCCCGTCATCGTGCTCGACGAGCCGACGGCGGGCGTCGACGTTGAACTTCGCGAGCACCTCTGGGACTTCATCGGGCGCCTTCATAACGAGGGCCGGACGATCATCCTCACCACGCACTATCTCGCGGAAGCGCAGTCGCTCTGCGGGCGGATCGCCATCATGAAGAAGGGAGAGGTCGTGGCGCTCGACCGCACGGAAGCGCTCCTTTCGCGCTTTGACGGCCGGGTGCTCCGCTGCAGGATTCTTGAGGGCGAATTTCCAAAGTCGCTCGAAGGCGACCTCATGCGGCGGCACGGCGCAGACATTGCGCTGAGGCTTGCCGACGCCGATGATGCGCTCGCGAAGCTCGAGGCGCTTCGCGCCGCCGGCGTTCGAATTGAAAACCTCACGGTCGGACAGCCCGACCTCGAGGATGTGTTCCTTGCGCTCACGGGAGCCTGATCAAATGTGGATACCGTTTCGCACGCTTTTCCTCAAGGAAGTCGTCCGCTTCATGAAGGTGTGGCTTCACACCATTCTTGCGCCCGTGCTTACGGGCGGGCTCTACCTCGTTGTCTTCGGCGAGGCGCTCTCGAAGCACCTTCCGGTTTATGAGGGCGTCTCCTATACGGCCTTCATCATCCCGGGCCTCATCATGATGACGGTGCTTCAGAACGCCTTTTCCAATACGGCGAGCTCCTTCATTCAGTCGAAGATTTCCGGGAACCTCGTCTTCATCCTGCTCCCTTCCATTCCGGGACCGGCTGTTGCCGCCGCCTACATCTGCGCGAGCTTCGTGCGTTCGATGCTAGCGGGCGCGGGGCTCTATCTCTTCTGCGCGCTCTGGGCGGCACCTCCCGTGAAGGAGCCGCTCCTCATTCTCTCCTTTGCGTTCTTCGGCTCCATGATCATGGCCTCGCTCGGTCTCATCACCGCGCTCTGGGCGGAAAAGTACGACCAGATGGGGGCGGTGATGAATTTCGTGGTGATGCCGCTCACCTTCCTCTCTGGCGTCTTCTATTCCGTTGAGTCGCTTCCGCCCGTGTGGCAGGCGGCGAGCAAGCTCAATCCCTTCTTCTACCTCGTCGACGGCTTCCGGTCGGGCTTTTTCGGCACCGGCGACATCAATCCCTGGGGGAGCCTTGTGATTGTCGGCGTCACGGCGCTCGCGACAATGGCGCTGGCAGTGATTCTGCTTACGAAAGGCTGGAAGATCCGCAACTGACCATGAAGGGCGGATTAAATTAGATGATTGTTCTTTATGGATAAAATTTAATTATGGCTGTAAGCTTACAAGCATAAGCTTACAGCCATAATTTTTTTGGGGGAACTCATCGAACCCATGCCTTTTCCTTTCTATGAGCGCAAGCGCGAGCTTGATGTCTTGTCGAAAATGTCGGAGCAGGCTGCCGGCGACTGCAGTCGAATGCTGGTCCTGACCGGCCGTCGACGCATCGGGAAGACAACGCTTTGCAATCGCGCGTTCTCAGAATCGGCCTTGAAGTATCTTTTCTTCTTCATCAGCAGCGAAAAGACCGAGGCCGCCAATCTTGAAGCGTTCTGGCGAGACAACGCAGGGTTCCTCGGCATGGATGGGCTGCCGGTCAACTTCGCAACATTCGCAGAACTGATGGAATTTCTGCTGCAGCGCTCCGCGAGCACGCCCCTGGTGCTTGTGATCGATGAATTTCAGAATTGCGCTTCAGTTGCGCCTTCCTTTATGAGCGACCTGCAGCGCCTGTGGGACAAATGGAGAAAGCGCTCCAGGATGCTCCTGGTTCTCACGGGCTCGGTGGCGAGCGCGATGAGAGAGATCACGGAAGGAACAAATGCGCCGCTTTTCGGACGCGCGAGCGCAAAGCTCATTCTTCAGCCTTTTCCGACAGATGTCATTAAAGGAATTTTGACGGACTACCACGCCGACTGGCGTCCGGAAGAGCTCCTCACGCTCTATACGCTGGCGGGCGGCGTCCCCAAGTACCTTGAACTTTTGATGGAAGCCCGGAAATTTACAATTGAGGAGATGATTTCGTATGCAATAGAACCGGATTCGTTCTTTACGACTGAGGGCGATAGGCTGCTCAGAACGGAATTTCGCCGGGACTACAGTGTGTATTTCTGCATTCTGGAGCGCATTGCGGCAGGAAAAACCAAGCGTCAGGAGCTGGTCTCGGCTTTCCCGTCTGATATCAGCGGACAACTCTTTAAGCTCGAGGACTATTTCCATCTCATCAAGCGGGAGAATCCGGTCGGACGGCAGAAGAACTCCAGGAACTTCCGCTTTGTGATGGCTGACGACTACCTGCATTTCTGGTTCCGATTCATTTATCCGAATCTCGGCCTGATTCAGCAGGGAAGCACTGCCCGTCTGGAGAGGAAAATTCTCGACGAGCTTCCTGACTACACCGGACGCCACGTGCTTGAGCGCTGGTTCCGGACAAAGCTTTGGGAAAGCGGCAATTTCACCGAAGTTGGTCCCTGGTGGGATGCGTCTCTCAAAGGAGAGAATGAAATCGACATCGTGGCGATCAACCCCTTTGACAAAGAGGTTCTTTTTGGAGAGGTCAAGCGCCGCAAATCGAATATCGACCTGGATCTTCTGAAGCAAAAGTCGTTTGCGTTCCTCTCGCAGAATCCTGAATACCGGAAATATGACGTGCGCTGCGAGGCCTACGGCATGGAAGATATGTAGGTAAGGGAGAACCTGTTTGCATTCTTCGCTGAGGATTAGTCGCAAAGGCCTGCGTCCTTCTGCTCGAACGCATTGCGTGCGAAAGTCTTTCTAAAAAACTCGGGTTTTCACGTATCAATGATCTCCAATTTATTGATCTCTCTCAAGAAATATGTCGTATTTTCCCGATTCCCGTGATGAAGGACTATAAGGAAGTCATCACGCCATATCTGACCTCCGGGAAAAGGCGGCAGACCTCTCCCGGACGTACGGAATCAGATATGGCTTTTCGGGTCAGACTCTGGAAGTCGACTCATTCAATAAGGAGAGAGATATGAAAATTCAGCTGATCGCCGGCATCGTCTGCTCGATCTTTGCCGCTGC of Sutterella faecalis contains these proteins:
- a CDS encoding TonB-dependent receptor plug domain-containing protein → MKAQKLCMLASALSAAILSMGTAQAADVTTEDVKVTASRVEKELMDVNMSVSVVTAEEIARSEARTIGELLKDIPGVRINNDGGQGIKRVGIRGENAFHTLVMIDGQKIAEHKSMSGSPMLIDPSMVERIEVIKGPASVLYGSDAIGGAINIITKKGGEKAFQADVSLGGDTSSNGSQASASLSGQANGWHYRLGAAYEKGNELSTPVGDLDGTGFESKSANLFVAYDINENNQVGFTVDHFDHEFDSIDVTNPGFYVHVPEWKRTKFGMFSESKNINDYLVRVRLDAFYQKSKKEMTNFVPVPNVINTMPMADNTIDQYGFSAQTDWQLGDNHYLITGYEFEYDKLDATSTTITTMMALQPSYTYDKHTPYNGNSQTHALFAAMESTYGDFIFNYGARYTYVKSEMDANSTYKTYHSDVNNPMIGQHQGGVPELDSHNDAEKRHDDKVVFNFGVLYNGVENTTFRASWAQGFRSPILQELYIPTNMGSSGTTYNNPDLKPETSDNFELGFRHVNGGIVLDGAAFLSLFDDYITTVKKGSVSQYQNVAKAKSFGIELAASWNIQQSGIEPYANLTWVRRQYEDEVGFKTYKTGTPEFWARYGVRWNRDFGGYLLRTDWYAHSQTACEYEENSHKQDYRLGGATTFNLTAGVSFGAQKQYSADFGFYNVFDKKYQDSTSIYEPGRYVAAKLNARF
- the hutX gene encoding heme utilization cystosolic carrier protein HutX codes for the protein MTIERITPTEAEAATINELMNAKFPVTVSSIASKLGMTELEAARRLPADRVSFVSGDMTERFDEVWAALAAWDKVTLFITHEGHVFEIAAKLSTGKRAMGYYNILAKDAVVGGHIAYEKIKAAAFVTMPFMGRESLSVLFFDAEGRVSFSVYAGRENHQIIESVKTAFFADREKFCA
- a CDS encoding energy-coupling factor transporter transmembrane component T, with the translated sequence MRALFAKGADSSVLKFLDARTKLAVTLVVAILTVACSGVISQIVIFASTLVYALYLKRPGLLAVLYGLMAVMMAIAALFGLLLEEWLPAMGGITLRALFVPFMRGLSMMNVVMVLAMTTRVEDLLATLERIRLPFCIFLPTAVMLRFIPTFTNDIRQVWETLRIRGWPVGPVMMTCRPLLCARLILAPILFRALKSSETLGVASELKGLGTTKRTMRTDGRTMKTIDARVLSFLFVFTVLTVLAEIFLRHIWAAKITMMH
- a CDS encoding flavodoxin family protein, which encodes MTKPLLIVSSKTGNTRVIAHAVADSLPDALLTTAEKLPEDLSGFNPVGLFFWCDRGMAPEDTKAVAPKLAGKKIACFATMGGDPKAERAQEWMKKTSEALVASAPDAELAGTFLCQGRIDPELFAHMSAMMGGEVSPEREARRKAAEHHPDRLDTIDAVKAWQQFFN
- a CDS encoding MptD family putative ECF transporter S component; protein product: MNPPIKRYWEARELVLIGVFAAAAKLSSLLIALAGGGMNPIGLVAKNLVYTTLMIVLLTKVPKWGTLLLFTIISMIVSVCLLGGSLTLLPAALAAALIGEAAVWLTGGAGKRWAPWVAVGMYDLMSKGLSLGVSYLFMRESPALITIIIPIVACGYLGSLFGLWFGWKTVGELKHAGFVR
- a CDS encoding ABC transporter ATP-binding protein; amino-acid sequence: MPMIEFKNVSYVYANTSEEAVRNISLTVHAGELKVVTGASGCGKTTLMRLANGLCPQIYGGKVIGSVNVAGCDVSATPVAELAEHVGTLFQDPEEQFFALNVGDEIAFALRSRGVAPETIEERVLAAADRLGITDLLKQDIHELSEGQKQKVGLASILALGPRVLIFDEPSANLDPEATESLAVTMGELKKEGAAILVVDHRLYWLKDVADEVIVMSKGRIEASGSWEMLRNDALRARWGLRRADVPDPRETLSPIDVAFGKTVPEAEESQSVFSANRMSFAYTPEKPVFTDASFAVPAGVTALIGSNGTGKTTLARILTGLNKAEGSFAVCGSAVGEGGLMPHSGLVLQNADHQLQMRTVREEVICAMEAGIAALNARKGFWQRFARVKLSESQIRRADEILKSLNLTHLAGRHPQSLSGGEKQRVVIACALVKNPAILILDEPTSGLDGANMACIAKLLKDEAARGRAVFLITHDLELLGICDRALRMRDLQPQNPIADAHA